The Candidatus Roseilinea sp. genome contains a region encoding:
- a CDS encoding diguanylate cyclase gives MAETFVFAAKLDEVKEGEITTIVIDETPIALTKLNGEVRAFGDICTHDDGPLAEGHIEGQCVVCPRHGARFDLFTGQPTFPAVVKIPIYETKIEGDEIKVRIER, from the coding sequence ATGGCTGAAACCTTCGTATTCGCAGCGAAGCTGGACGAGGTCAAGGAAGGCGAGATCACGACCATCGTGATTGACGAGACGCCCATCGCGCTGACCAAGCTCAATGGCGAAGTGCGCGCCTTCGGCGACATTTGCACGCACGACGACGGCCCGCTGGCCGAGGGCCACATCGAGGGGCAATGCGTCGTATGCCCGCGACACGGCGCGCGCTTCGACTTGTTCACCGGCCAGCCCACCTTTCCCGCTGTGGTTAAAATTCCGATCTACGAGACGAAAATCGAAGGAGACGAGATCAAGGTCAGGATCGAACGTTGA
- the rfbC-2 gene encoding dTDP-4-dehydrorhamnose 3,5-epimerase: MGIRVTQTKLDGVLVIEPEVFRDARGFFLESYNKREFAAHGITYEFVQDNHSRSLHKVLRGLHFQDMAAPQTKLVRCTMGHILDVVVDLRVGSPTFAQWVAVELSAENAKQLLVPVGFAHGFAVLSEVAEVQYKCDAYYAPAAEGVVMWNDPDIGISWPFDDPILSKRDQAGMSLKDYLAAPKFFYTPER, encoded by the coding sequence ATGGGCATTCGCGTCACGCAGACAAAGCTGGATGGCGTGTTGGTGATCGAGCCGGAAGTGTTCCGCGATGCGCGCGGTTTCTTCCTGGAGAGCTACAACAAGCGCGAGTTCGCCGCTCACGGCATCACCTACGAATTTGTTCAGGACAACCATTCGCGCTCGCTGCACAAGGTGCTGCGCGGGCTGCACTTTCAGGATATGGCTGCGCCGCAGACTAAGCTGGTGCGCTGTACGATGGGGCACATCCTCGACGTGGTGGTGGATTTGCGCGTCGGCTCGCCGACCTTTGCGCAGTGGGTCGCTGTGGAGCTGTCGGCGGAGAACGCCAAACAGTTGCTGGTGCCGGTGGGGTTCGCGCATGGCTTCGCTGTGCTCTCCGAGGTCGCCGAGGTGCAATACAAGTGCGACGCCTACTACGCGCCGGCAGCCGAGGGCGTGGTGATGTGGAACGACCCAGACATCGGCATCTCGTGGCCCTTCGACGATCCCATCCTCTCTAAGCGCGACCAAGCGGGCATGTCGCTCAAAGACTACTTAGCCGCGCCGAAGTTTTTCTACACGCCGGAGCGATGA